A DNA window from Ornithobacterium rhinotracheale DSM 15997 contains the following coding sequences:
- a CDS encoding glycoside hydrolase family 2 TIM barrel-domain containing protein — MKKMLIGLGFLCAMSMQAQQAQKPYLDPYYENPAMQEENRLPMRATYFPYESVELAKKNDPSASSRFLDLNGTWKFKWVKDRKQLPKDFYATKFNDAKWDNFKVPATWEFNGYGTPIYVNESFEFAMKNPQPPNIPDTVDQPAAAYRRVIEIPNNWDGSEIFIHLGAVKSAFKLYVNGKYVGFGKDSKLPSEFNITKYVKPGKNLIALEVHRWSDASFLEAQDMWRLSGITRDCYLYARPKMHFYDYEAISQLVNHYKDGEMRLRVQAFNNTDENQEKSTIEANLYDDQGKKVWTGKQALSRLKMPHGKTENQFLANIPNAKPWTAETPNLYTLELILRDKDGKLQEVIRRPTGFRTVEIKGPLFLINGVPVKIKGVNRHDANSKTGQIISREDMEKDVKMMKELNMNAVRTSHYPNDPYFYDLCDKYGLYVMDEANVENHGMFYSADKTLANKPEWEKAHVMRITRMEQRDKNHPSIFAWSMGNESGNGWNFYQGYKALKGLDPSRPIHYEIAARDWNIDMESRMYRDPQFLIDYVNSNPTKPFIQCEYSHAMGNSLGGHQEYWDLYEKYPSLMGGFIWDWMDQGVEKKVNGKTIYGYGGDWGDKNTPSDNNFLNNGVIGPNHTLHPHAYEVRRVQQFIGFTYRNGIVNVKNKYFFKSLDNFIIHWQLLKDGKVVNEGDFEPTGIAAQKSKNYKLPFTAGNDGEYILQLTAYTKAKEGILDAHTPLAFGEFVLSQYRRQAYTPQQATINVDENAQNISISDANFSATISKTKGRLENYTVDGKVIFEQGPYANFWRPGTDNDFGARLPKNYKILKDADQNGEVESVSYKALNTGEIQVIIAKKLVDKTIQFTQTLTFDAAGSILIDNKYTPLKNDDKAISFKIGTHMILPIDFTNIEWYGRGPWESYQDRKQSAMVGLYKGAIKDQYHPYIRPQESGNKSDVRYAKITRNDGSGFTIEPQSVFLNINALPYAPEQLYPGEEKGQTHSGELEYDKNVHLDIDLNQLGLGGINSWGSLPLEKYRVYLYKPYEYSYRIIPFNQ; from the coding sequence ATGAAAAAAATGCTTATTGGGTTGGGTTTTCTCTGTGCAATGTCTATGCAGGCACAGCAAGCACAGAAACCATATTTAGACCCGTATTACGAAAATCCTGCGATGCAGGAAGAAAATCGTTTGCCTATGCGAGCCACCTACTTCCCTTATGAATCGGTGGAACTTGCAAAGAAAAACGACCCGTCTGCATCTTCAAGATTTTTAGACTTGAATGGGACTTGGAAATTTAAATGGGTAAAAGACCGCAAACAATTGCCCAAAGATTTCTATGCCACTAAGTTTAATGATGCTAAATGGGACAATTTTAAAGTTCCTGCCACTTGGGAATTTAATGGATACGGAACGCCAATTTATGTAAACGAAAGTTTCGAATTTGCGATGAAAAATCCGCAACCACCTAACATTCCAGACACAGTGGATCAGCCCGCAGCTGCATATCGTAGAGTAATTGAAATACCTAATAATTGGGACGGAAGCGAAATCTTTATTCATCTAGGAGCTGTAAAATCAGCGTTTAAACTTTATGTAAATGGTAAATATGTAGGATTTGGCAAGGATAGCAAACTTCCATCAGAATTTAATATTACCAAATATGTTAAACCTGGCAAAAACCTCATAGCACTAGAAGTGCACCGCTGGAGCGATGCAAGTTTCCTAGAAGCTCAAGATATGTGGAGACTCTCTGGAATCACGAGAGATTGCTACCTCTATGCCAGACCAAAAATGCATTTTTATGATTACGAAGCAATTTCTCAATTAGTGAATCATTACAAAGATGGAGAAATGCGCCTTCGTGTTCAGGCATTTAATAATACTGATGAAAACCAAGAAAAAAGCACCATCGAAGCGAATTTGTACGACGACCAAGGCAAAAAAGTTTGGACAGGCAAGCAAGCTTTATCTAGACTAAAAATGCCTCACGGAAAAACTGAAAATCAATTTTTAGCTAATATTCCAAATGCTAAGCCTTGGACAGCAGAAACTCCAAATCTTTATACCCTAGAATTAATTTTAAGAGATAAAGACGGAAAATTGCAAGAAGTAATTCGTCGTCCTACGGGATTTAGAACTGTGGAAATCAAAGGTCCTCTGTTTTTAATCAACGGAGTCCCTGTAAAAATCAAAGGGGTAAACCGCCACGATGCTAATTCTAAAACAGGACAAATTATCTCTAGAGAGGATATGGAAAAAGATGTTAAGATGATGAAAGAGCTTAACATGAATGCCGTGCGTACTTCGCACTACCCGAACGATCCTTATTTCTATGATTTATGCGACAAATATGGGCTTTATGTAATGGATGAAGCCAATGTGGAAAACCACGGAATGTTCTACAGCGCAGACAAAACTTTGGCAAACAAACCAGAGTGGGAAAAAGCGCATGTAATGCGCATCACTCGCATGGAACAACGCGACAAAAACCACCCGAGTATCTTTGCTTGGAGTATGGGGAACGAATCGGGTAATGGTTGGAATTTCTACCAAGGTTACAAAGCCTTGAAAGGTCTAGACCCATCTCGCCCTATTCATTACGAAATCGCAGCAAGAGATTGGAACATCGACATGGAATCTCGCATGTATCGTGATCCTCAATTCTTAATTGATTATGTAAATAGCAATCCTACAAAGCCATTCATTCAATGCGAATACTCTCACGCAATGGGCAATAGCTTGGGCGGACACCAAGAGTATTGGGATTTGTATGAAAAATACCCTTCGCTTATGGGTGGATTTATCTGGGACTGGATGGATCAAGGAGTTGAGAAAAAAGTAAACGGAAAAACAATTTATGGCTACGGCGGAGACTGGGGCGATAAGAACACTCCAAGCGACAACAATTTCTTGAACAATGGTGTCATAGGACCCAACCACACTTTGCACCCACATGCATACGAAGTGCGCCGCGTTCAGCAATTTATCGGATTTACCTACAGAAATGGTATCGTAAATGTGAAAAACAAGTATTTCTTTAAATCTTTGGATAATTTCATCATTCATTGGCAATTATTAAAAGATGGAAAAGTAGTAAACGAAGGCGATTTTGAACCAACTGGTATCGCTGCACAAAAAAGCAAAAACTATAAATTACCATTCACCGCAGGAAACGACGGCGAATACATTTTGCAACTTACCGCTTACACCAAAGCTAAAGAAGGAATCTTAGACGCACACACTCCACTTGCCTTTGGAGAATTTGTACTATCTCAATATCGTAGACAGGCCTACACGCCACAGCAAGCCACCATCAATGTAGATGAAAATGCACAAAACATCAGCATAAGCGATGCTAATTTCTCTGCTACTATTTCTAAGACTAAAGGTAGATTAGAAAACTACACCGTAGATGGAAAAGTAATTTTCGAGCAAGGTCCTTATGCTAATTTCTGGCGTCCTGGAACTGATAACGACTTTGGAGCTAGATTGCCTAAGAATTACAAAATTTTAAAAGATGCAGACCAAAATGGCGAAGTGGAAAGCGTAAGCTACAAAGCCCTAAACACAGGAGAAATCCAAGTGATTATCGCGAAAAAATTAGTAGACAAAACTATCCAATTCACACAAACACTCACTTTTGACGCGGCAGGAAGTATTTTGATAGACAATAAATACACGCCGCTAAAAAATGATGACAAAGCCATAAGCTTTAAAATTGGAACACACATGATTTTGCCTATCGATTTCACTAATATTGAATGGTATGGTCGTGGTCCATGGGAAAGCTACCAAGACAGAAAACAATCAGCTATGGTAGGCTTATACAAAGGAGCCATCAAAGACCAATACCACCCATACATTCGTCCGCAAGAATCTGGTAACAAATCAGATGTGCGCTATGCCAAAATCACTAGAAACGACGGCAGCGGATTCACCATCGAGCCACAAAGCGTTTTCTTAAACATCAATGCATTGCCATATGCTCCAGAACAATTATATCCTGGGGAAGAAAAAGGGCAAACGCATTCAGGCGAATTGGAGTATGATAAAAATGTGCATCTTGATATCGACCTTAACCAATTAGGTTTAGGCGGAATCAATAGCTGGGGATCATTACCACTAGAGAAGTACAGAGTTTATCTCTACAAACCATACGAATACTCATACCGAATAATTCCATTTAATCAATAA